Genomic segment of Bradyrhizobium diazoefficiens:
GCTGGTCCAGAGGTGGTCGAGAATACGTTTCTCGCCGTTCTGACTTGCGGCCATGAGTTTCGCGAGAGCGCGAAGATGAGGATCCCTGGCCTTATCTGCCGCCATCGATGCCAGTCCGATTCCCTGCTCGTGGTGCGTGGACATGTGTCGGATGAAGGTCCGGTCGATGTCGGGCGCGCGGCCGAGCCACGGAAGCTCACGGTCGGCGAGGGCGACGGCCGAAAGCGTGCTCAAGGCAAGCAATCCTGTCGCCGCGCCGGCGAGCCAAAGCTTGAGAAAGCTGTTCTGCCCGGATGCTGGACGATCCATGCAGGGAGGACGCAGCCACGCATAGAGCGGATACATCGAGGCCGAGGAGAGGTGAACCAGAAATCCGATCCAATACGGCTGCTGGAGCGTGAAGATGGGCTGCCAGAACGGGAAGAGTGGCACCAGCACCAACCATTCGAAGGCCGACGTGAAAACAGCCCAGGGAATTGCGACGAGCAGCAGGGTGATGGGCCGGAGGCCTGCCGTCCATCGGCCCAGGACACCGAAGAAGACCAGCGCCCAGGAAAAATCGGCCCATTGGTGAAAGGCGATGCCGACGACGATGGCGGCGGCCGTTGGTTCCGAACTAAGCGCCCAATCGCGGGCCGGGATCGCCGCGACCGACATCCAATCCACCGCAGCGTCGCGCCCGATCCGGGCAGCTGCCAACTGGCTGACGAGTGTCGAGAATGTGCTGCTGATCAGGCCCAGATAGATCGCGGCCTTCCACCGCTCGAACAGCGGCGCTTTGCTGCCGTGGATCGAGCTCAAAGGCCGGCGCCGTTGTGAACCTCGCTCACTTTTTTGCGGTGCCCGGTTCGGCCATCTTGCGGTGTTGCCCAGCCAGGACGCCGGCGGGCGTCACGTTGGCGACCGTGGTCTGCACCTTGTTTTTGAGGCCACTGACAATTTCGCCTTCACCCTTGATCATGGCGTCGAAGCCGTTGTTCGCGACCTCGGCGGCATCGTCCTTTTCATCCGTGCCGACCTTCGTGTCCATCATCCCGGCACGTCGGAAGAATTCCGTTTCGGTGGCACCGGGCATCAGACATGTCACGGTGACATCCGTGCCCTTGAGTTCTTCGCGGAGCGCGAACGAGAACGAGTTCAGGAACGCCTTGGTCCCGTTGTAGACCGCCTGGAAGCTGCCAGGCATGAAGCCGGCGATCGAGCCGGTGATCAGGATTCTGCCGGCGTTCCGGCGACGCATATCATTGCCGATCTTGTGGATCAGATAAACCGTGCCGGTGATGTTGGTGTCGATCACACGCCGGACCTTGGTGAATTCCTGGTCGAGAAACGCGTGGCCGAGACCGCGGCCGGCATTGGCGAGCAGCGCATCGACGGCGCGACCCCTGATGGCGGCGGTGAGCTTGTCGACACCTTCGGTCGTCGCCAGGTCCGCCTGCACCGCTTCCACGTCGGCGCCGCTGCCGCGGAGCGAGGTTGCGGCTTGTTCGATGGCCGGCTCATCGGCGGCGATCAGGAGGTCATATCCTTCTTTGGCGCACCGCCTGGCCAGTTCCAGGCCGATGCCGGTCGAAGCGCCGGTGACGATCGCGAAGGGGCGTGTAGCGGACATCAGGACATTCCTTCAGAAGAAGTTTGGGGATGGCATCATCCCTTCAAGGATGAAGGGCGACGACGGTGACAATCGGGGGTGGCTCCCTTATCTCGCTATCGGCTTTTGCGGGTCGTCCCTGCGCTGGGCAGCTTCCGTGTTTCGATCCAGCTGGGCCCGCTCGCTGCGGCGCAAATGGCCTGATCTCCTGATGCCGTACCAGACGGCGATGCCGAGGATGGCAGCGCCAAGGAACAGCAGCCACACTCCTTTCACGGAGAGGTCTCCCAAAAGCATCCCAACACCCGTGTTGCCCATCTGTGCGCTCCTGTCAGATATCCGGGAAATGCGAACGTCCCTCCTGTCGTTCCTAAGGCAATCCAAAGGTGGTGCATTCGATCTTTGGATCGCGTTGGGCTTAGCTCGGCGCACAGTCTCCCGCGATCGATCGTCGGACAATCTGTCGACGAAGTCGGCGACGCGCGCGGGGCTCCGCAGCACACGTCTTATCGTTTGTTAGATGCGGAACTGCGTCTCTGCCCATGTTCATAGGTTTGGTTCATAGGTTTGGCTGCGCTTGCCGAGCGCCGCCGGGGATAAGAGTGATCCGCGATGCCGGCGATCGGCGAGTCTTCGGACCGAGATGGAATGCGTTTCGGTGATTGGCGCGCGCGGCAAATCGCGCGATTGGAACGAGGCAATCGCGCTTCGCATTATGGGTTGACATCAACAGAGGAGGACAGCAATGCGAAAACTTGCTCTTGCAGTGTTGGCTGCCGGCGCAATCGCGACCACGACCGTAGCGCCCGCCGAAGCCCGTTGGCACGGCGGCGGTTGGCACGGCGGCTGGGGTGGGCCCGGTCTCGGCTTCGGCCTTGCCGCTGGTGCCCTGGCCTTCGGTGCCGCTGCCGCTGCCGCGCCCTACTATTACGGGCCAGGATATGGCTATTACGGACCAGGGCCATACGCGTATTACGGTCCCAGATATTACGGACCTAGATACTATCGTTCCTACTATCGTCCGTATGGCTATTGGTGATGTCGGAGGCCCGGTTGCAACGACCGGGCTTTCTGAATTTCCGTCCGGTGCAGTTCGTTGCTTTGCGCTCCGACACCGTCGACGCTGCGATCGACAGTGGGAGATGATCGTCAGACGTCGCCTTGAAGCCACCGCACGTTTGTGACGGCCAAGCAACCAAATTTGAGATTGGCGCTCGACGGAGCATGGCCGCTTCACACGAGGTCATTTTCGCTAGACTAAAGGCGAACTACATCGTCCCGTTGACGATTCGTCGCCGTTCTGACAACAGAAAATTCTGTAAGGATCAGAATGGGCCAAAAACGCCGAAAATGTCAGAACGGCCTTTGAAAACACTACAAGATTTCCCGACTTCCAAGCTGAATATGAGGGTTCGATTCCCTTCACCCGCTCCAGGCACCTCAGAAGACGCCGCTCCCCCGTTCAATCCTTCAATGCGTAGGCGATGACGTAATCACCGCGCTTGGTGCCGAACGAGCCGTGGCCGCCGGCCGCGGTGACGACATATTGCTTGCCGTCGACCTCGTAGCTCATCGGCGTCGATTGGGCGCCGGCCGGCAAGCGGTCTTCCCAGAGCACCTTGCCGTCGCGCACGTCGTAGGCCCGGATCGTGTACTCGTAGGTCCCGGTGTAGAACGCGACGCCGCCGGCGGTCGTCATCGGTCCACCCAGCATCGGCACCCCCATCTTGAAAGGCAGCGGCAGCGGCGTGGTGTCGCGGATCGTGCCGTTGGGATGCTGCCAGACGATCTTCATCGTCTTCAGATCGATCGCGGCCATCGAGCCCCATGGCGGCCGATAGCACGGCACGGAAAGTGGCGAGAGGAAGCTTTCGAGATCCACCCCGAACGGTGTGCCATACATCGGCTGCGTCCCGGCCTCGCTGCCGACCGGCTTCTGGGCTGTCGGCGCCGGAGGATTTTGCGGGCCGCGTGGAATGAGCCTTGAGACGAACGGCAACGACATCGGGTTGGCGATGGCGATCTGTCTCACCGGATCGATCGCGATGCCGCCCCATTCGAACATGCCGAGATTACCCGGGAAGACCAGCGTGCCCTGCAACGACGGCGGCGTGAACGTGCCCTCGTAGCGCAGCCGCTGGAACGTAATCCTGCAGAGCAACTGGTCGAAGATCGTGCCGCCCCACATGTCCGCGCCGGTCAGCTTCGCCTCGGGGCGGAATGTCAGCTCGGAGAACGGCTGTGTCGGCGCAGTGCGGTCGCCGGGCGCGGCGCCCTGCGGCGCGGGACGCTCCGGCGCCGGCACGATCAGCTCGCCGGTCCTGCGATCGAGCACGAAGATGTTGCCCACCTTGGTCGGCTGAATGATCGCGGGAACGACGCCCTTGGCCGTGGTCACATCGACCAAGGTCGGTTGTGAGGGCACATCCATGTCCCAGAGATCATGATGCACGGTCTGGTACGACCAGGCGCGTTTCCCGGTATTGACGTCCAGCGCAACGATCGAGCTGGAATAGCGCTCGACCAGCGCATTGCGATTGCCGCCCCAGATGTCGGGCCCGTTATTGCCGGTGGGGATGTAGACGAGGTTCAGTTTCGGATCGAACGAGGCCGTGATCCATGAATTCGGCGAACCGTTGGTGTAGTGCCGCGTCGGCGACGGCAGCTCATTCTCGTCCGCCGCGCCGGAGTCCCAGGCCCAAACCAGCTTGCCGGTGTAGACGTCGAAGCCGCGGATCACACCTGAAGGAACTTCGACCGCATAATTGTCGATCACCGCGGCGGCGACGACGAGAATCTTGTCACTGACCACAGGCGGTGACGTCGGCTCGAAGAAGCCCGCCGTCTTGATCCCCATCCCCTGCTGGAGGTCCAGGCTGCCATGATCGCCAAAACTGTCGCAAAGCTTGCCGCTGTCGGCATCGAGGGCGATCATGCGCCCGTCATTGACGGGCAGGAAAATCCGCCGCGGGCATTCGGCGGGCGCGGGACTGCCGCTGCTGTCGACGGCGCCCGCCGCGGTTTCGTGGTAGGAGACCCCGCGGCAGGTCATGTGCTGGAACGTCTTGTTGAACACCAGCTTGGGATCGTATCGCCAACGTTCCTTGCCGGTCTTGGCGTCGAGCGCAAACAGCACCTGGTGCTGTGAACAGAGATAGAGTGTGTCGCGCACCTTGATCGGCGTGACTTCGAAAGTGGTCTCGCCGGAATCGTTTGGTGTCGGCATGTCGCCGGTGCGGAAGGTCCAGGCGACCTTGAGGTTGCCGACATTGTCAGGCGTGATCTGTTTCAGCGGCGAATAGCGCTGACCGAATTGCGTGCGTCCATACGCCCGCCAATCGCCATCCGGCTGCGGGTCGGCCTCGCTTTGCTGCACGGCAGAACCGGATTCGGCGATCGTGCCGTTGATATCGTGATAGCTGGACAGAAGCGCGACCACGAGGACGACCGAAGTCGCGACCACGCCGATCCAGAGTGGCAGCGTCGCGTTTCGGTAAGACACCGGCTCGTCTCGCAGCAGCCCGCGCACGATCACTGGCGTGAGAAGCCAGAGCGCCATCGGGAAGACGATGTCGCCGCGCGATGCGAGCGGCCACCAGTCGAATTGCACCTCATAGACGGCCCACGCCAGCGTGCCGACCAGCACGACCGCAAACAGCCAGAGCGCCGAACGGCGCCGTGCGAGCAGCAACGCACCGGTGGCGAGAATGCCGACGCCGAGGATGACATAGAAGATCGATCCGCCCAATGCGGCGAGCCAGAGGCCGCCGCCCGCGAGCACCAGACCGATCAGAGCGTAGATGAGAGCCGTGATAAAGACTGCCCTGGATCGCTGCATGGCTGCTCCGGCGCGGAAAAACGGATGGCGTCTGTGCAGCGCAAGCGCAACAGGCGACCTCCACCATCAAGGACTGTGGTCCACTCAACCACAACTGACAACCTTCAAAGTGCTGCGTTTATGTGACATCCTCGCGCAGAAGCATCCAAGAGCGAAGTTCTTCAAAATGCAGGCGACATGTTCAACAACAAGTGTCCGCAGTCGCCGCTAAATCTTTGGAACCACACCCACCATGTATCTCGGCATCGATCTCGGCACCTCCGCGGTCAAGACGGTTCTCGTCGATAGCGCCCAGCGGGTGATTGCGAGCCAGAGCCGGGCGCTGACGATCGCCTCGCCGCTATCAGGCTATTTCGAGCAGGATCCCGCCCAGTGGATCGAAGCGACCTTTGCCACGCTGGACGCCTTGAAGGCGTCACATGGAAAAGAGCTGGCGGCGGTCGAAGGCATCGGGCTGTCCGGCCAGATGCATGGTGCCACGCTGCTCGATGCGAACGACACGCCGTTGCGGCCTTGCATCCTCTGGAACGACGGACGCT
This window contains:
- a CDS encoding SDR family oxidoreductase, which codes for MSATRPFAIVTGASTGIGLELARRCAKEGYDLLIAADEPAIEQAATSLRGSGADVEAVQADLATTEGVDKLTAAIRGRAVDALLANAGRGLGHAFLDQEFTKVRRVIDTNITGTVYLIHKIGNDMRRRNAGRILITGSIAGFMPGSFQAVYNGTKAFLNSFSFALREELKGTDVTVTCLMPGATETEFFRRAGMMDTKVGTDEKDDAAEVANNGFDAMIKGEGEIVSGLKNKVQTTVANVTPAGVLAGQHRKMAEPGTAKK
- a CDS encoding DUF305 domain-containing protein; protein product: MSSIHGSKAPLFERWKAAIYLGLISSTFSTLVSQLAAARIGRDAAVDWMSVAAIPARDWALSSEPTAAAIVVGIAFHQWADFSWALVFFGVLGRWTAGLRPITLLLVAIPWAVFTSAFEWLVLVPLFPFWQPIFTLQQPYWIGFLVHLSSASMYPLYAWLRPPCMDRPASGQNSFLKLWLAGAATGLLALSTLSAVALADRELPWLGRAPDIDRTFIRHMSTHHEQGIGLASMAADKARDPHLRALAKLMAASQNGEKRILDHLWTSWFSSPMQICSAEERATMPGLLDGAQLEQLHQAPSAEFDGLFVKLMTIHHAGAVKMADDELSRGSDPRLRVMAHAIRHEQQGEIALMNCVAGTHAVVLAVENMFSDNVNRNDRQPRWGASCRP
- a CDS encoding glucose/quinate/shikimate family membrane-bound PQQ-dependent dehydrogenase, producing MQRSRAVFITALIYALIGLVLAGGGLWLAALGGSIFYVILGVGILATGALLLARRRSALWLFAVVLVGTLAWAVYEVQFDWWPLASRGDIVFPMALWLLTPVIVRGLLRDEPVSYRNATLPLWIGVVATSVVLVVALLSSYHDINGTIAESGSAVQQSEADPQPDGDWRAYGRTQFGQRYSPLKQITPDNVGNLKVAWTFRTGDMPTPNDSGETTFEVTPIKVRDTLYLCSQHQVLFALDAKTGKERWRYDPKLVFNKTFQHMTCRGVSYHETAAGAVDSSGSPAPAECPRRIFLPVNDGRMIALDADSGKLCDSFGDHGSLDLQQGMGIKTAGFFEPTSPPVVSDKILVVAAAVIDNYAVEVPSGVIRGFDVYTGKLVWAWDSGAADENELPSPTRHYTNGSPNSWITASFDPKLNLVYIPTGNNGPDIWGGNRNALVERYSSSIVALDVNTGKRAWSYQTVHHDLWDMDVPSQPTLVDVTTAKGVVPAIIQPTKVGNIFVLDRRTGELIVPAPERPAPQGAAPGDRTAPTQPFSELTFRPEAKLTGADMWGGTIFDQLLCRITFQRLRYEGTFTPPSLQGTLVFPGNLGMFEWGGIAIDPVRQIAIANPMSLPFVSRLIPRGPQNPPAPTAQKPVGSEAGTQPMYGTPFGVDLESFLSPLSVPCYRPPWGSMAAIDLKTMKIVWQHPNGTIRDTTPLPLPFKMGVPMLGGPMTTAGGVAFYTGTYEYTIRAYDVRDGKVLWEDRLPAGAQSTPMSYEVDGKQYVVTAAGGHGSFGTKRGDYVIAYALKD